Proteins co-encoded in one Mycobacterium mantenii genomic window:
- a CDS encoding DUF732 domain-containing protein, protein MKIAVAALAAGIVLAGSPPAAHAEPQCTEDCGESQPQYLMNELRRGGIQPDSVRQAVATAKAICAHANAGATREQLRTIAGDGSPAQTDVVINAAIKIYCPGAKA, encoded by the coding sequence ATGAAGATTGCTGTCGCGGCATTGGCCGCAGGAATCGTTCTGGCCGGGAGCCCACCAGCAGCCCACGCCGAACCGCAATGCACTGAGGACTGCGGCGAAAGCCAACCGCAGTACCTCATGAATGAGTTGCGTCGCGGCGGCATCCAGCCCGACAGTGTTCGCCAAGCTGTCGCCACAGCCAAAGCCATCTGCGCTCACGCGAATGCGGGAGCGACACGCGAACAACTCAGAACAATCGCAGGCGACGGGTCTCCCGCGCAGACCGATGTCGTCATCAACGCCGCCATTAAGATCTACTGCCCAGGAGCGAAAGCTTGA
- a CDS encoding helix-turn-helix domain-containing protein: protein MSNAQLVITAVVLEGRSKTEVARDYGVSRQWIQQLCKRYEADGDAAYLPRSRRPHHSPQAVTVEVEERIVRLRKTLTKRGLDAGADTIAAHLATNPTITNVPAVSTIWRILKRRGFVTPQPHKRPRSSWKRFCADLPNQCWQADVTDWHLAHGGGVEILNIIDDHSRLAIASLAAATSVAPT from the coding sequence ATGTCGAACGCGCAGCTCGTCATCACCGCTGTGGTACTGGAAGGACGCAGCAAAACCGAAGTCGCTCGCGACTACGGCGTCTCCCGGCAGTGGATCCAACAACTGTGCAAACGCTACGAGGCCGACGGCGACGCGGCCTACCTCCCGCGTTCACGGCGTCCGCACCACAGCCCTCAAGCCGTCACCGTAGAGGTCGAAGAGCGCATCGTACGGCTACGCAAGACCCTGACCAAACGCGGTCTAGATGCCGGCGCCGACACCATCGCCGCCCATCTCGCCACCAACCCCACTATCACGAATGTGCCTGCCGTCTCCACCATCTGGCGAATCTTAAAGCGTCGTGGCTTCGTCACACCCCAACCGCACAAACGGCCCCGCTCCTCCTGGAAGCGCTTCTGCGCCGACCTGCCCAACCAATGCTGGCAAGCCGACGTCACCGATTGGCACCTCGCCCACGGCGGCGGCGTGGAAATCCTCAACATCATCGATGACCACTCCCGTCTGGCCATCGCCAGCCTGGCCGCCGCAACATCAGTGGCCCCGACGTGA
- a CDS encoding IS110 family RNA-guided transposase gives MIATEVETVIGGVDTHKHTHYAAVIDQHGRLLGHQEFPATDAGYHALLSWMRTHGALEAIGVESTGSFGATLTRALTTAGERVIEVNRPNRIARRMDGKSDRLDAEQIARAVLGQTSTATPKSKCGMVEVIRTLRVTRSSAVKARTQTFNTLFGIMIGAPSPLRDELVTLTKRTLINRCLGLRPETTDFAHLCAHPERLLMASIKTALRDLARRWKALDGEIKALNKQIEVVVRAAAPDLVELFGVGVELAGQFLVTTGDNPERIHDEAAFAKLCGVAPQPASSGRTTGRHRLSRSGDRQANSALYIVTIVRLRHHEPTRAYVERRTNEGLTKREIIRCLKRYIAREIYANLPRPQATSTPAAEPHQTAA, from the coding sequence ATGATCGCAACAGAAGTCGAGACTGTCATCGGTGGCGTTGACACGCATAAGCACACTCACTACGCCGCGGTCATCGACCAGCACGGTCGGTTGCTCGGTCATCAGGAGTTCCCTGCGACCGACGCTGGCTACCACGCGCTGCTGTCTTGGATGCGCACGCACGGAGCACTTGAGGCGATCGGCGTCGAAAGCACCGGATCATTCGGTGCAACGCTGACTCGCGCCCTGACGACCGCCGGCGAACGAGTCATCGAGGTAAACCGACCTAACCGCATCGCTCGACGAATGGACGGCAAGTCTGACCGTCTCGACGCCGAGCAGATCGCCCGTGCCGTACTCGGCCAAACCTCGACCGCGACACCAAAGTCCAAGTGCGGCATGGTCGAAGTGATCCGCACTTTACGTGTCACCCGCAGCAGCGCAGTCAAGGCCCGAACCCAAACTTTCAACACCTTGTTCGGGATCATGATCGGCGCCCCATCGCCGCTGCGCGACGAGCTCGTCACGCTGACCAAGCGAACCCTGATCAATCGTTGCCTCGGTCTTCGGCCCGAAACCACCGACTTCGCTCACCTGTGTGCTCACCCCGAGCGCCTGCTGATGGCCAGCATCAAGACCGCCCTTCGCGACCTGGCCCGCAGGTGGAAGGCTCTTGACGGCGAAATCAAAGCACTCAACAAACAAATTGAGGTCGTCGTTCGCGCCGCCGCACCTGATCTCGTTGAGCTCTTCGGCGTCGGTGTCGAGCTGGCCGGCCAGTTCCTCGTCACCACCGGAGACAATCCAGAACGCATCCACGACGAAGCCGCTTTCGCCAAACTCTGCGGCGTGGCACCACAGCCCGCCAGCAGCGGCCGCACGACCGGCCGACACCGGCTATCGCGCAGCGGCGACCGACAGGCCAACAGTGCCCTCTACATCGTTACGATCGTGCGACTGCGACACCACGAACCCACCCGCGCCTACGTAGAACGCCGCACCAACGAAGGACTCACCAAACGCGAGATCATCCGCTGCCTCAAGCGCTACATCGCCCGCGAAATCTACGCCAATCTCCCACGCCCACAGGCAACCTCAACGCCAGCAGCTGAACCCCACCAAACCGCCGCTTGA
- a CDS encoding DUF2510 domain-containing protein, translating into MPSEQAPLPPKSAPGWYPDPAGVGHGLQRYFDGTSWTSEWAFSTEPPKKGLSAKAVLAVASLCVLVLLVVVGKSWIFDPTKNGQSTASSSSATAAAPTSTEAAPAGPKKPDGVTFTTAPGPNGDVVDARFAIRDNYTEQLIRDGARLDTIGILKYARATYPDAAAVNVQGTFPMTDPYGNTSTQVAIDLTYSRATLDKINFDGISKASIWEIRDSGNVLPAFQP; encoded by the coding sequence ATGCCATCTGAACAGGCGCCGCTCCCGCCCAAATCAGCGCCGGGCTGGTACCCCGATCCCGCCGGGGTAGGCCACGGGCTGCAGCGGTACTTCGATGGCACCAGCTGGACCAGTGAGTGGGCGTTCTCCACCGAGCCGCCGAAAAAAGGCCTCTCCGCAAAGGCGGTCCTGGCCGTGGCGTCGCTGTGCGTCCTTGTTCTCCTCGTCGTCGTCGGCAAAAGCTGGATCTTCGACCCCACGAAGAACGGCCAATCGACTGCATCGAGCAGTTCGGCCACGGCGGCAGCGCCGACATCGACCGAGGCTGCTCCTGCCGGTCCCAAGAAGCCCGACGGAGTCACCTTCACCACCGCTCCTGGCCCGAACGGTGACGTGGTGGACGCCCGATTCGCGATTCGGGACAACTACACCGAGCAGCTGATCAGGGACGGTGCCCGGTTGGACACCATCGGCATTCTCAAATACGCAAGAGCGACCTACCCCGACGCGGCCGCGGTGAACGTGCAGGGCACGTTCCCGATGACCGACCCGTACGGCAACACCTCGACGCAGGTCGCCATCGACCTCACGTATTCGCGAGCGACGTTGGACAAGATCAACTTCGACGGCATCAGCAAAGCCAGCATCTGGGAGATCCGCGATTCCGGCAACGTTCTTCCGGCCTTTCAGCCGTAG